A window of Macrotis lagotis isolate mMagLag1 chromosome 1, bilby.v1.9.chrom.fasta, whole genome shotgun sequence genomic DNA:
tagaaactactgttgtatataattgaaagcaaataatatatataaaagaaagaactgtggaatttaaacaaagaccaaagattattaccttcattttaaaaaaagtttgcttatgtactacataattttgctctctaatattttatgttttcctcgaggatatgttttttcccttttttaaaaaaagattttatttattttgagttttacagtttcccccctaatcttacttcccttactgaaggcaatttgtcagtctttacattgtttccatggtatacattgatccaaattgaatgtgatgagagagaaatcaaggatatgttttttctctcaacgcattcaatttccatcaatgcaaaacatggaaacaatgtaaagattatcagattgccttcttatggggggagaggggagggaagggagggtgggggggaagtgTAAAGTTCAAAACCTTACATAAAGTTGATAGGTAGAAAccattattttactattttattttttttaaagaaagattttagtgattttgagttttacggtttcccccccattcttgcttccctctcccaccccccacagaaggcattcttacATTGGTTCTTTAGTTGAATTGAATTCTTTAATTGAATCTCAGTTAAATGTGacaacagagaaatcatatccttaaggaagaaaaataatgtatgagATAGTAAAAGTACATAATAAtacaatgctttttttcccccctaatttgatggtaatagtctttgatctttgttcaaagtccataattccttatctggatacagatggtattctccattgcagagagcccaaaattgtctctggttgttgcactgaagggataagcaagtccatcaaggttgatcatcacccccatgttgctgttagggtgcacaatgtttttctggttctgctcatcttgctcagcatcaattcatgcaaatctttccaggcttccctgaattcccatccctcctggtttctaatagaacaatagtgttccatgacatacatataccacagtttgttaagcccttccccaactgaaggaagttcacttaatttccattttgtttttgccaccacaaacagggctgctataaatatttttgtataagtgatatttttaccccttatcagcatctcttcaggttatagacccagtagtggtattgctgggtcaaagggtatgtacatttttgttgccctttgggcataatcccaaattgctggTAGAagctattattgtatataattggaaaacaaataaaatatttgcataaaaataaataaataaataaatgttagctattattattcagtCAGCTTCCAAATGTTTTCTATGATCATGTTATTTGTGTATTGAAAAACCATTcgtattttctttcatcttttactAAATTAAGTATAATCTCTTTATATTGACATTCAGGGCCTTACAAAATCTTTCTAGCCCTGTCTTCCAAAACTTTCCTTCATTATTTCCTACAATGCTACATGTGTCCAAGTaagctagatggcaaagtagatagagtactaggctgagagtcagaaagattcatcttaattgagttcaaattcaaactcagagaCTAGCTGAGTGTCTCTAGGCATGTCACTTACccgtttacctcagtttcctcatctgtaaaatgagcagaagaaagaaatgacttcagtatctttgccaaaaaaaaaacccaaatggagtcacaaggaataggacatgactgaaagacaATTGAACAATAATACTTTCCTGAAGGGTTTCCCAATGTGTGCAGCAGATTTCTCTGGATAACAGAATTTTTCCAAGGTGAAGGATAAACAAATGTCAAATATGAGACTTGTGGTAACCTGCCATCCAGCTCaggaaagaaatcatttattacCATAGTCCTTAGGTTGACCAAAAACACTAGGTGCCAGCTTTGTGTGTGACTGAAACCTTTCTTCTCCTGGATCTGAGAGATGGGCCATTTATGACCAGATACTGAGTTTCTATCATCCTCTCACCGGGAGTTTAGCCCAGACCTTGGCAGCTGGGAGTAGGAATAAGAACAGTTGTTTTTACACTTTGCAGCATTAGATCagagactgaatgaatgaaagtttTAGTTTATGATACACCCATAGGATTGGAGAAAATGAGCTCATGTTAATgttactgtttcatttttgcatttgtagCCCTGGGTCAGAGCAGAAACTTATTACTGGTTGACTGATTACTACTTTGGTTAAATGAATGATGGAGATATAAACACATCTCATAGAGAAGGGTTGTTTCAAGCCtgtgaatttattaatttaaaaatattttgataatggcatttcagtataattattttccttttaatcccatatatatgttatttttatacatttttcaaaatttcctaataaaGATACAttgacttcaccagactgccaaaggtgATTCAGCAAAGTTAAAAAAGTCTTCCCCAAAACAGAGTCTTCCCCATGCAACCCTGGCAGGTAGATAGAGAACTAATGGGTGATTAGTAACCAGTTGCTTTGATACACTAAGAGAGGAACCAGCAGGTTGGTTGATACACACAGTGCCCCTTGGTGGGTAATATACACTAAACAGGCAAATTAGATGAACTCAGCAAGCCCCTGTTTTTGTCCTGACTTCTTAGCTCCCTTCTGTAGCTCAAAAGATTCTCCTGTCTGGAAAGGACTTTTACTGCCACTTCTCCATGTATTGaagcctcttttttttctgtaaagttCAACTCAAATgctttttgttgttcattcagttgagtccaactcttcttgactccatagACCATAGCACACCAGCTCTTCTATCCACCACTATCTCCCTCAAGTCTATCTAAACTCacgttcattgcttccatgacactatctattcATCTTATCTTCTGTGATCTCCTTCTTTTACCTCCAGTCTTTCACAATCAGCGTCTTTTCCAATGAATCGtttcttctcattatgtggtcaaagtatttgTACTTCATCTTCAGTATTTGATCTTCCAGTGAATAgtttgaattaaaattaaataatctttacattttgaCTCCTTTTCCAGCACCACAACCCCAAAGCATCAAATCTTCATGCTCAGATTTCCTTATAGTCCAAATTCTCATATTCATATATTACTATtagaaaattcaaaactttgaCCACACAGACCTTTGTCACAAAGAGATGTCTCTGTTTTTtggtatgctgtccagatttgttATAGGTTTCTCTCTAAGGAGCAAGCATCTTTCACTTTTATGGCTGCAGTTTGTCTGTAACAATTTCTGAGCCCAAGAATATATAAAACTTCCTCTATAAGGTATTCCCAGATCACCACCAGGGatttgctggtaaatgtttaacaaccaattCCCTGGGGAGAAATGAACACaatatacaatttaaaatttaatctgaattaGCAATGATTTTTCTATAACTTTGTTaattctagacaatcaacaaaacaaatcaagttctgatttgtTGGCATTTGCCTACTTCTAAAGCATGAATGCTCACACAGAAATTTTACAAATTAACTTTCTACAAATTGACTTCAACACATCCTTGACACCCTTCATCTCCTAATTCACATACTATATGCCTTCCCAGATATAAGCAATATCttccccctcaatttcctcatagtACTTTTCCTAGACCTCTCCTTTgcatttactttattctttctggAACCAGAATTATTCTGTAAATGTCCCATACCTATCATTCCAtcgttaattttttttgttgtttttttcaaggcaatatcTCATTTGTCTTTACATATTAGCAATTAATGAATGCTGAATTTGGATTGATCAATCCTATTTGGGTCAGGAAGATGatccattatttttaaagatgccTTCCAACTATCAGTTCCTGTAGTCTCAAATACAACTTCAGTCATAGTAAGAGGTAATatgatacatatatttataagagCAGCAAATTAAGTTAAAAGACTTGGCTTATATAGTAGCAGTTCTAGCATTGTTTTGATTCATAGCATTGGTAAAGTCACTTACCCTCACTCTAAGCCTTACCTTTCTCATCTGTCAGTCAGGGAAAATAAtaattctcctccttcctttcctcttagaCCTATTAAGAAATTCTGAGATAATTGATAAGAAAATGCCTTCAAAAgtataaagtactttatattaGGGGATTGTTTTTATTAATGGAGTTCCTGAGTGGGTATCATGGTTAATTGCATATTAAAAggtgtctcctttttttttcctgggagcCCCCCAGGCCCAGCTGCTGAGGCCATGCTGAGGGCACTGCCCCACCTGCTGCACCCCCtggcggcccccccccccccgtaggGCCTCCCAGGCCGCGGCCCTGAGCGCCGAGATCCACGTGGGTGCCCGGCGCGGCCTGGAACGGAGATATCGTTGAGATCTTGATGAATAGAACTCAGGCCCGAAATGCTCTGGGCAAAGTCTTTGTCAATGAATTGTCAGAAGCCTTGGACCAGCTTCTTCTTGACAAGAGCTGTCTGAGCAGTTGTGTTTAAGAGTGATGTTAAGGGAGTATTCTATGCAGGTGCCACTCTGAATGAAGGAGAGCAAATGAATGAGGCCGAGGTGGCTGCTTTTGTGCAAAAACTCCAGAGTTTGATGAACCAGATAGCCACATTCCCTGTGCCTACCATTGCGGCTATTGATGGATTTGCTCTGGGTGGGGGCCTCGAGATGGCCTTGGCCTGTGATCATGTGGCAGCTTCTTCTGCCATCATGGGACTCATAGAAACAAGTCGTGGATTCCTTCCAGGGACAGGGGGCACCCAGTGCCTGCCTCGGTGTGTGGGTGTGAGCCTGGCTAAGGAAGAAGAAGCGAAGGCTGTTGGGCTAGTGAATCACGCAGTGCCCCAGAATCAGGAGTGCAACACTGCCTACCACAGATCTCTAGAACTCGCCAGGGAGATAGTGCCTCAGGCCCCCATCGCAGTCGCAGTGAGAATGGGAAAAGAGGACATTGACAAAGGAATCGAGGTGGACATTGCATCGGGAATGGCCATTGAAGGAATGTGTTATGCCCAGAACATTCCAACCCAGGACAGGCTGGAAGGGATGGCGGCCTTCCGGGAGAAGCGACCACCCCACTTTATTGGCGAGTGACTCTGATAGCGCATTCCAGGGATGCCCACCACCCTGCAGCCTAGGCCTCCGGAGGCTCTTAGGAGCACATTCTTTGCTTTCATAAATTTTTTCAccttggtcaaaaaaaaaaaaaagagaaggtgtCTCTATCTCTTTGGTATGACCTAGATTATCAGAACATGTCAAACTGGAAAGAAACTCAGAAAACATAGTATGTCAGAAcccaaagaaaactaaaaatgttTGAATAAGAAGAAATCTTAAGACATACTTGAGAGTCAATATAAAAAGTAGAATGTCAAATGGgacatcatgatgatgatgatgatgatgatgatgacatttgtccttGGTTTtccaagaggaccatgatatcagggaggcaATACAATGTCAAGAACACAAACTGGATTTTTTAGTGAGAGTGCAGTGCTGTGCTAattctccagcctcactttctcctccagagtcatttgattccagtggtcagatatgaatgtGGACAACTGGAATTGATCCTGGAAgcaaggtaatcaggattaactgacttgcccaaggtcacatagcgagtgtcaagtgtctgaggatggattcaaactcccatcctcctaactccaagatgagtgctcttatccactgctcTATCTAGTTTTATAGATAGGGAAGGGCTTGGCAAAGGGTTTGGTCAGAAATACTCATCTTTctatgttcaaatttgacctcagacatactagctgtgtgactgggcaagtcacttaaccctgcttgccttagttttctcacctataaagtgagctgcagaaggaaattacaaaccacttcagtatctctaccaagaaaacatGAAACGGGGTCAcaaaagagttggatacaactgaaaaaggaTTGAACgacatttttatagatgagtgaACTGCAGACTAGGAAAGTGAACCAATTTTCTCAAGGTGAGTGAGTCTCAAGTGATAGAATGGTGACTAGGAAATAGGTTTCCTGAATCTCAGTGCAAAGATCTAgcacagttttaaaaaattcaaccaaccctcccattcccccctccccccttgacAAAGTATCTGAAAGAACTGGCTCAGCATTCTCTGATACTCA
This region includes:
- the LOC141515852 gene encoding LOW QUALITY PROTEIN: enoyl-CoA hydratase domain-containing protein 2, mitochondrial-like (The sequence of the model RefSeq protein was modified relative to this genomic sequence to represent the inferred CDS: deleted 1 base in 1 codon; substituted 1 base at 1 genomic stop codon), encoding MNRTQARNALGKVFVNELSEALDQLLLDRAVXAVVFKSDVKGVFYAGATLNEGEQMNEAEVAAFVQKLQSLMNQIASSAIMGLIETSRGFLPGTGGTQCLPRCVGVSLAKEEEAKAVGLVNHAVPQNQECNTAYHRSLELAREIVPQAPIAVAVRMGKEDIDKGIEVDIASGMAIEGMCYAQNIPTQDRLEGMAAFREKRPPHFIGE